From Actinopolymorpha cephalotaxi, one genomic window encodes:
- a CDS encoding ice-binding family protein — MDLGDGASFAVFAGRSVINENTDTTVAGNLGVSPGEAVVGFPPGLVLDGDVHAGDALAASARDDFVAVYDDLSSRGPVATVPTELGGTTKGPGIYTTPGGAFTINGTLTLDGQRDPDAIFVFRATDLEAAQVSNITLVRGAQIDNVYFVLTGSATLGQWVTFQANVLAQGDVEVSAGAVTFGRLVALSESVRMNTDASSLSTHISLPNNPPTTTTLTASPNPSRPDEAVTFVATVMPVVVGPQPQGEVVFKDGATIIGSDLLNASGTATFKTSALSLGEHAITAEYLGGPSPNNEAIITLAPSTSTKVVQVVSAG, encoded by the coding sequence GTGGACCTCGGCGACGGCGCTTCCTTCGCGGTGTTCGCGGGCAGGTCCGTCATCAACGAGAACACCGACACGACGGTAGCCGGAAACCTCGGGGTCAGCCCCGGCGAAGCCGTCGTCGGGTTCCCGCCTGGTCTGGTGTTGGACGGGGACGTACACGCCGGTGACGCCCTCGCCGCCAGTGCCCGGGACGACTTCGTTGCGGTCTACGACGACCTGTCCTCGAGGGGTCCGGTCGCGACGGTGCCCACGGAACTGGGCGGCACCACCAAGGGTCCCGGCATCTACACCACACCGGGAGGCGCCTTCACCATCAACGGGACCCTCACGCTCGACGGGCAGCGTGACCCGGACGCGATCTTCGTGTTCCGGGCCACCGACCTGGAAGCGGCACAGGTAAGCAACATCACCCTGGTCCGGGGCGCCCAGATCGACAACGTCTACTTCGTCCTCACCGGGTCGGCGACACTTGGCCAGTGGGTCACCTTCCAGGCGAACGTGCTGGCGCAGGGGGACGTGGAGGTGTCGGCCGGCGCCGTGACCTTCGGCCGCCTCGTGGCGCTGTCGGAGAGCGTGCGGATGAACACCGACGCAAGTTCGCTGAGCACTCACATCTCGCTGCCGAACAATCCGCCCACGACCACAACGCTGACCGCGTCGCCGAACCCGTCGCGGCCGGATGAGGCGGTCACCTTCGTCGCCACCGTGATGCCAGTCGTCGTCGGCCCCCAGCCCCAGGGTGAGGTCGTTTTCAAGGACGGCGCCACGATCATCGGATCAGACCTGCTCAACGCCTCCGGAACGGCCACGTTCAAGACGTCGGCGCTGTCCCTGGGGGAGCATGCGATAACCGCCGAGTATCTCGGCGGTCCCAGTCCCAACAACGAGGCGATCATCACCTTGGCGCCGAGCACGTCGACCAAGGTGGTCCAGGTCGTCTCGGCCGGCTGA